Proteins from one Cicer arietinum cultivar CDC Frontier isolate Library 1 chromosome 3, Cicar.CDCFrontier_v2.0, whole genome shotgun sequence genomic window:
- the LOC101491197 gene encoding F-box/kelch-repeat protein At3g23880-like, which yields MLFKHFSSSTTTAPSNMAEHSNPTDLFPNDLITKILLLLNVKSILRFKCVSKSWNTLISDSIFVKLHLQLLPQNKHLLLIPFDPKNNQNSGIVSFPICRLLENKSVTLVNEPNMHMKDCSRVIGSCNGLVCLLGFSSTIGPQDIWIRLCNPITGFLSEKLGSFRQSRQHAFKRLRCTFCYHNSTYKVVVYCCKEVKVFSLGDNSWRNIQKFPLFIFNYMVVFNDIPVNEGVNEGVYLRGTVNWLAFRNKLERVQCLNDVDVEELVIVSLDLGTETYRQLLPPLGFDVVGPTIAVLMECLYFSYHFERSHFVMWKMTEFGVEESWTQFVKISYQNLQVNTFGWSVMYLRLFLFPLCFSENGDTLILASNKEKQAILYNLRDGTATRTSVTNNIKWYISKDYVESFVQ from the coding sequence ATGTTATTCAAACACTTTTCTTCCTCAACAACAACTGCACCTTCAAATATGGCTGAACACTCCAATCCCACTGATTTATTTCCTAATGACCTTATCACCAAAATCCTCTTATTGCTTAACGTAAAATCTATATTACGTTTCAAGTGTGTGAGCAAGTCTTGGAACACCCTCATCTCCGATTCCATATTCGTAAAATTGCACCTTCAACTTTTGCCACAAAACAAACACCTACTACTCATCCCATTCGACCCAAAAAATAATCAGAATTCTGGTATTGTATCCTTCCCCATATGTCGTTTACTAGAGAATAAATCAGTCACTCTTGTCAACGAACCTAATATGCATATGAAGGATTGTAGTAGAGTAATTGGTTCGTGTAATGGATTGGTATGTTTGCTTGGTTTTTCTTCAACAATTGGGCCTCAAGATATTTGGATTCGTTTATGTAATCCAATCACAGGGTTTCTATCTGAAAAATTAGGATCTTTTCGCCAATCTCGCCAACATGCATTTAAGAGGCTTAGATGCACATTTTGTTATCATAATTCAACTTATAAGGTAGTGGTTTATTGTTGTAAGGAAGTTAAAGTTTTCAGTTTGGGTGACAATAGTTGGagaaatattcaaaaatttcctctatttatttttaactatatgGTTGTTTTTAACGATATTCCAGTAAACGAAGGTGTGAATGAAGGTGTGTATTTAAGAGGTACCGTTAATTGGTTGGCTTTTCGAAATAAATTAGAACGTGTTCAATGTTTGAATGATGTTGATGTTGAAGAACTTGTGATTGTGTCGCTTGATCTTGGTACAGAGACGTATAGGCAATTGTTGCCTCCTCTGGGTTTTGATGTTGTTGGGCCAACTATTGCTGTCTTGATGGAATGTCTCTATTTTTCTTACCATTTCGAGAGATCTCATTTTGTTATGTGGAAGATGACTGAATTTGGAGTTGAAGAATCTTGGACTCAATTCGTTAAAATTAGTTATCAGAATCTTCAAGTAAATACGTTTGGTTGGAGTGTGATGTATCTTCGGTTGTTTCTATTTCCGTTGTGTTTTTCTGAGAATGGTGATACACTTATATTGGCAAGCAATAAAGAAAAGCAAGCAATTCTTTATAATTTGAGAGACGGTACAGCAACACGAACTAGTGTTACCAATAATATAAAGTGGTATATTTCCAAAGATTATGTTGAAAGTTTTGTTCAATAA
- the LOC101496057 gene encoding F-box/kelch-repeat protein At3g23880-like encodes MEPPNYCDVTAVPFPVSRLLENTSITLPYELSKKNCSRVIGSCNGLVCLLGLEYSSTTLSLNIWLRFWNPATRIISEKLGSYNQPRQHYKRLRCTFGYDNSTHTYKVVAFNSREIKVFTLGDNNWRNIQSLPVVPFDNTFIIFSCHLNDGVHLNGTINWLSFQNNVQDSETLEILDYINIEKFVIISLDLATEAYRQIFPPRGFHELVRVVAPTIAVLMDSLYFSYHYEGTHFVTWKMTEFGVEQS; translated from the coding sequence ATGGAGCCCCCAAATTATTGTGATGTTACTGCAGTACCCTTCCCCGTATCTCGTTTATTGGAAAACACATCGATCACTCTTCCCTATGAACTGTCCAAGAAGAATTGTAGCAGAGTAATTGGTTCATGTAACGGACTGGTTTGTTTGTTGGGCCTTGAATATTCTTCAACAACTCTGTCTCTGAATATCTGGCTCCGTTTTTGGAACCCAGCCACAAGAATAATATCTGAAAAATTAGGATCTTATAATCAACCTCGCCAACATTATAAGAGGCTTAGATGCACATTTGGTTATGATAACTCAACTCATACTTATAAGGTGGTGGCTTTCAATTCTAGGGAAATCAAAGTTTTCACTTTGGGTGATAATAATTGGAGAAATATTCAAAGTTTACCTGTTGTACCTTTTGACAATAcgtttattattttctcttgtcATCTCAATGATGGTGTGCATTTGAATGGTACAATTAACTGGTTGTCTTTTCAAAATAATGTTCAAGATAGTGAAACTCTTGAGATATTGGATTATATTAATATTGAGAAATTTGTGATTATCTCGCTTGATCTTGCTACAGAAGCTTATAGGCAAATTTTTCCCCCTCGAGGTTTTCATGAATTGGTACGTGTTGTGGCACCAACTATTGCTGTGTTGATGGACTCcctttatttttcttatcaTTATGAGGGAACTCATTTTGTTACGTGGAAGATGACTGAATTTGGAGTTGAACAATCTTAg